The window TGGGCATGGAAACAGTGTGGAGTAAGAAACGTATTCTGACGGTTTATCTGAATATCGCCGAGTTTGGCGACGGTGTATTCGGCGTAGAAGCGGCAGCACAACATTATTGCCATAAACCGGCCAGCCGCCTGAGTCAGTCTGAAGCAGCGCTGCTTGCGGCGGTGCTGCCAAATCCTCTGCGTTTTAAGGCGAATGCCCCGTCAGGCTATGTACGTAACCGCCAGGCATGGATCATGCGGCAAATGCGCCAGTTAGGCGGTGAGTCGTTTATGCGGGAAAATAAGCTGTATTAGTCGATGCTGACGCTGTTTTTGTAGGCCTGATAAGCGCAGCGCATCAGGCAGAATACGATACAACGACATTGCCGGATGCGGCGTAAACGCCTTGTCCGACCTACTGGCTACGTGCTGAAATGGTAGCTCTGTACTGACTAATCCTCGTCAAATCCCGAATTAAACAGCGCAATCACCGCAGCCAGGGCTTCTACTTCCTGTGGACCAGAGGCTTCAACCTCTATCTGGCGACCTTTGGCGGAATCCAGCATCAGCAGGGCGATGACGCTGTTCGCTTCCGCCTCTGTACCTTCATCGTTACGCAACAGCACTTCCGCCTCAAAACCCTGCATTAATTCAAACAGCTTCATCGCAGGCCGGGCGTGCATGCCCAGCTTATTGGTGATTTCGACAGTCTGTTTTACGGTCATGATTTGCGTTTTTCCAGCGTGCGATGGCGTGACTGCACGTTTTTACCGCGAGAGCGGAAGTAGTCAGCCAGTTGCTCTGCAATATACACCGATCGGTGTTTCCCGCCGGTACAGCCGATGGCTACGGTGAGGTAGCTGCGATTGTTAGTCTCCAGCATCGGTAACCATAGCTCAAGATAGCTGCGAGTCTGGTAGATAAAATTGTGTACTTCTGTGTGGCGGTCGAGAAACGCGGCAACGGGCCTGTCCAGACCGGTCATCGGACGCAGTTTAGGGTCCCAGTGTGGGTTTGGCAGGAAGCGCACGTCAAAGACGTAATCCGCATCAATCGGGATGCCGTGCTTGAAGCCAAAGGATTCGAATACCATGGTCAGTTCACGTTCACGTTTGCCCAGCAGTCGGGTACGCAACATTTCTGCCAGCTCGTGCACGGACATTTCAGAGGTATCGACGATCAGGTCCGCGCGAGAACGCAGTGGCTCCAGTAAGTCACTTTCCTTATCGATAGCACTTTCCAGTGACAGATTTTTGCTGGAGAGTGGGTGCAGTCGACGGGTATCACTGTAGCGACGGATCAGCGTGTTACGGTCAGCATCGAGGAACAGCAGCTGCGGCGAGAAACCTTCAGGCAGGTTATTCATTGCCTGCTCGAAAATTTCTGGTGACTCAGGCATATTGCGCACATCAATGCTGACGGCCGCAGAAATTTGGCTATCGGCCAGGGTGCGGGCCAGATCGGGCAACAGCACTACGGGAAGGTTATCCACGCAGTAAAAACCCATATCTTCCAGCGCTCGCAGGGCAACAGATTTGCCTGACCCTGAACGACCGCTGACGATCATCAGTACCATGTACTGTTTCTCCTCACAACGACAAAAAAGGGTGCCATTGGGTTGCTATGCTTCATCCTGTACACCTTCGGTGTCCGTGATGATTTGATACAGCTCCTGATCGCTCTGCGCGGAACGCAGGCGGCGACAGATGGTTTTATCCGCCAGACGTTTTGCAACCAGTGACAAGGTGTGCAAATGCGTCTTGGTTTGGTCTGCGGGAACCAGCAGGGCGAACAACAGATCGACCGGTTGATTATCAATGGCGTCGAACGCGATAGGCGTTTCGAGCTGCACAAACACGCCGACCGCGCGCATCGTGTCTTCTTCCAGCTTTCCGTGCGGAATGGCAATACCATTGCCGATGCCGGTACTGCCCATTTTTTCACGCGTCAGAATGGCTTCAAATACCACCTGAGAAGGCAAGCTGAGCTGCTTTGCTGCCAGTTCGCTGATGATTTCCAGAGCGCGTTTTTTGCTTTGGCAGTGAACACCAGAGCGCGTACATTCCTGGTTAAGAACAGTACTCAGTTGTAGAGTCGTATCGTTATTTGTCATAATTTCACCTAAGCGCTAACTGTACAAATGGCCCGTTGTGCTGCACAACAGGCCGTCCTGCACCCGCTAACTGCCCGGACAAGTTAGTGCTGTTTCAGTTTATCTTTATGTTTTGTTAACTGCCGAGCCAGTTTATCAATTAAACCGTCAATGGCGGCGTACATATCCTGACCTTCCGCGCTGGCATGAATTTCGCCACCGTTCACATGCAGTGTTGCATCCGAGATGTGTGTCACCTTCTCCACCTTCAACACAATATAGACCTGATTAATCCGGTCGAAATATTGCTCAAGTTTGGCGAACTTTGTGTTCACAAAGTCACGCAGTGCTTCAGTGATTTCGACGTTGTTTCCAGTGATGTTGAGCTGCATAGTGTCTTCCTTATCGGTTGGGTCAGACCAGCTGTTTGCGCTGGTTAGACGGCGGAATGGATAAAGACTCTCGGTACTTCGCAACGGTGCGGCGTGCCACCATGATACCCTGTTCTGACAGCATAGAGGTTAACTTGCTGTCACTCAGCGGTTTCGCAGGGTTCTCCGCAGCAATTAATTTCTTCACCAGTGCGCGTATCGCTGTAGAAGAGGCTTCGCCCCCGCCCTCAGTGTTGACGTGGCTGGAAAAGAAATACTTGAGTTCAAAAATGCCGCGTGGACTGTGCAGATACTTTTGCGTGGTCACTCGGGAAATGGTTGATTCGTGCATCTCGACGGCTTGGGCGATATCCGCCAGCACCATCGGCTTCATAAATTCTTCGCCTTTCTCAAAGAAGGCTTGCTGTTGCTCAACGATACATCGACTGACGCGCAACAGCGTGTCGTTACGGCTTTCCAGACTTTTAATCAGCCACTTTGCATCCTGGAGATTGGTGCGAATAAACTGGCTGTCGGCATCGTTGCGCGCGCCATTGCACATGGCGGCATAGTGCTGATTAATCTGTAGACGCGGAATGCTGTCGCTGTTCAGTTCGACGACCCAACGATCGTTATGTTTGCGCACCAGTACATCTGGGATCACGTACTCTGGCTCACCGGTTTGGATCGACTGCCCGGGTCTCGGATCCAGCGACTGGATCAGGTTGACGGCTTCTTTCAGCACATCTTCTTTCAACCGGGTAACGCGCATGAGCGAGCGGAAATCGTGATTGGCTAACAGATCGAGGTGATCGCTGATGATCAGGCGGGCTTCTTCCAGCCATGCTGTGGCTT of the Citrobacter freundii genome contains:
- the npr gene encoding PTS phosphocarrier protein NPr; translation: MTVKQTVEITNKLGMHARPAMKLFELMQGFEAEVLLRNDEGTEAEANSVIALLMLDSAKGRQIEVEASGPQEVEALAAVIALFNSGFDED
- the ptsN gene encoding PTS IIA-like nitrogen regulatory protein PtsN gives rise to the protein MTNNDTTLQLSTVLNQECTRSGVHCQSKKRALEIISELAAKQLSLPSQVVFEAILTREKMGSTGIGNGIAIPHGKLEEDTMRAVGVFVQLETPIAFDAIDNQPVDLLFALLVPADQTKTHLHTLSLVAKRLADKTICRRLRSAQSDQELYQIITDTEGVQDEA
- the hpf gene encoding ribosome hibernation promoting factor produces the protein MQLNITGNNVEITEALRDFVNTKFAKLEQYFDRINQVYIVLKVEKVTHISDATLHVNGGEIHASAEGQDMYAAIDGLIDKLARQLTKHKDKLKQH
- the rapZ gene encoding RNase adapter RapZ — encoded protein: MVLMIVSGRSGSGKSVALRALEDMGFYCVDNLPVVLLPDLARTLADSQISAAVSIDVRNMPESPEIFEQAMNNLPEGFSPQLLFLDADRNTLIRRYSDTRRLHPLSSKNLSLESAIDKESDLLEPLRSRADLIVDTSEMSVHELAEMLRTRLLGKRERELTMVFESFGFKHGIPIDADYVFDVRFLPNPHWDPKLRPMTGLDRPVAAFLDRHTEVHNFIYQTRSYLELWLPMLETNNRSYLTVAIGCTGGKHRSVYIAEQLADYFRSRGKNVQSRHRTLEKRKS
- the rpoN gene encoding RNA polymerase factor sigma-54; the protein is MKQGLQLRLSQQLAMTPQLQQAIRLLQLSTLELQQELQQALESNPLLEQTDLHDEIDTQEKQDSDSLDTADALEQKEMPEELPLDASWDEIYTAGTPSGTSGDYIDDELPVYQGETTQSLQDYLMWQVGLTPFSDTDRAIATSIVDAVDDTGYLTVSLDDILESMGDDDIGLDEVEAVLKRVQRFDPVGVAAKDLRDCLLIQLSQFDKATAWLEEARLIISDHLDLLANHDFRSLMRVTRLKEDVLKEAVNLIQSLDPRPGQSIQTGEPEYVIPDVLVRKHNDRWVVELNSDSIPRLQINQHYAAMCNGARNDADSQFIRTNLQDAKWLIKSLESRNDTLLRVSRCIVEQQQAFFEKGEEFMKPMVLADIAQAVEMHESTISRVTTQKYLHSPRGIFELKYFFSSHVNTEGGGEASSTAIRALVKKLIAAENPAKPLSDSKLTSMLSEQGIMVARRTVAKYRESLSIPPSNQRKQLV